Below is a genomic region from Ictalurus furcatus strain D&B chromosome 27, Billie_1.0, whole genome shotgun sequence.
CAAAGCCGCATTTCAAAGTAGCTATATCTGGCTGAATGTGAACTGAGGATCGATGTGACAGTCAGCATATAAAGGTCACTTGCACAATACACTCATTTCACCTTTATACTTTACCGTTTAATAGGGTCACATTTGTATTGGTTTGTTTGGACTCTCAGAGGAATTTCGatattgtatgtaaaaaaaaaaacaacattcattTAACCATTCAAAAAAGTGTAGCAACACATCTCAGtcaacaatctttttttttttttttttttatagttttttacaaggtttctttGCTGACAGTGGCAGCATTTTTCTCTTAAATGAACATGGTGACAGGGTTGAGTTTGTTGCATAGAATtagaaaatatacaaaatgttgTTAAATCCATACTAATGGAATAAGGGCATTAATGATGTtctaataaatgtataaaaatactgATTTACTTTTAATCTATTATTTGGGTAATGGGGTTGTAATTTCAGAGTGACCCCATCAGTTAATAGCACAATGTAACTGAAAATAAAAGGGGGGAAAAGaatttacttttcttcttcccatgatcttccaaaaaaaaattggatgaCACAATTTTCTGTTGAACATGTTTTCTAAAGGTctgtatgtattattttattttctttaagtaGAAATAAGAAATTCACATCGCTTAAGGGCCCGAGATATTATACATAACTGTATTATTACACTGTAATGAAAACCTTCACTATGTTACTATTATACATCagctttttacatttacatgtatggcatttggcggatgcccttatccagagtgacttacagaagtgctttgaagtctctatcaataaatacatcctgatactggttcactaggtcacagactaagaataccatcagtcgaaaaactctgttggggaggtaatatagtaagaaagagcttttatgtattttaattcaCAATTGCACATTACCTAGCATATgtggtgtttttgtgtattgctaaaataaaaatcttgtttCTCAACGATGATACAAATATGGAGCTCCAAACAAGGACCAAACATAAAAAGGATTAATATATTAGATCCATTCTTCCAACTCTGCTGTAATGCAACACACAGTAACAAATCTAAATGCCTTGTATATAACTGCCCAGTAAACAACCTTAATAAGCAATGAACATGCATTAAAAAGTTCCAACcatgaacaaatcaaaacagTGAAAATGGGATTGGATCAGGCACACAATGAAGAAAGTTAAAGTTAACAAGAAGTAGTAGGCATATTTTCAGTTAAGCAGAGAGAAAGTGGAAATGGAAGAACAAGAAAGAGTTGAAGAACATCAGAGATGCAAAAGAACAAAACTGGAACTCAACATTGGGGAATTCAACATTGCCCAGCCCACTGGAGAGCAGTTTACGCTAGTATGTGAAGTCTGAACAGAGGAAAGTAAATCATTTATATTCAGTAACTGGCAATTGAAGTGTACTGGCTGTGGTTGTCAGATCAAAGTATGTACAGGTAATGTGAGCAGTCCAACAAGGCCACATGGATGAAGCATTAAAGTGgtgattaatgttttaaattatttatctgaaatatgcacatggttgtttttgttttttttttgtcatttgtgtttaaaatgtagttGGCATGTTTGCCatcctccagggttgggggtttgaatcctgtttactgtgtgcatggagcttgtatgttctccgggtactctggtttcttcccccagtctaaagataTGTGCTGTAGGCTAactggtatttccaaattgtcagtagtgtgtaaatgtttgtgtgattgtgccctgcaatgggttggcaccccatccagggtgtcccctgccttgtaccctttgttccctgggttaggctccaggctcccccatggaccctgtgtaggataggcagtatggaaaatggatggatggatatcagtTGGACAAAAGTAGCATCTTAATTGTGGACTCACCAAAAATCTTATAAGCATAAATAAGAATGCAATTATACATAATTGTATTATTACACTGTAATGATTGCACCCTGAActgatcagggtcatggtggatatGGAACCTATCCCAGAACCTATCCTATCACAGgccaccatgtacacacacattcatcaacTCGCAGGGGCAATTTATAGAGCTGCTAATCCCCTTACCCATCGGGAAAACAGAGAacccggagaaaacccacacagacacttgGAGAACATGTGAGACTTCACACAggcagtaacccaagctcaggattgaacaagaatccctggagctatgaggcagtAAGGCTACCACAGTGCTGTCCCATGGTCATTTCAGAGACAATAAAAATCCTATCAGCCTGAGAATGTGTCCTTTTTTTCATTAACTGCCTtaattgtatttacatttaatgtatttGATAATATACACAATAATTAAATAGTAGTTGTTACAAATCCTGGTATCAATATGAAATACctattttgctctttttttaacTGCATTAGCAGCAGGCTGGGAGAGTAGCATAAGAAGCTGTGTTGtttaaacataacataacatatttCCTAGTGCAGGTTTATGGCCTAGTGCAAGTTTATGGCGTGCATCCTTATGACAGCAGTTATGCCTGAGTCACCAAGGAatcgtttttatttaaagtgaatcAGAAAAATCAATTGGCAAATAtgtccaccccccccccccccttctttttcACAGTGTTGTCTTGCTCAAGTTGTAGGGCAGTGAGTGCCAAAAACAATGAGAATATATTCatagaaacagaagaaatttcATATTCAGAGACAGAATGAGTGGTCAGGCTGGCCACTGATTGTTCAACATCACTGCAAATCTgtacaaagttattctgactgatcaccttcaATCCtacaatgaaacatttctatactGATGGATGTGGTCTCTTCCAAGATGACAAGATCCTCATCCACAGGGCATGAGGCCTCACTAGTTATGTTTCCATCCACGTATTTTCATGTGAATTTTGTGATattgcgtttaaaaaaaaaaaggctgtatggaaacaccagatgcgaataaaatctcTGATCTCTTTTCCTAGTAAACTGGCTAACTATGACCTGGTGTTTAGAGAGTAAACTAAAAGCACACATGTGGCTTAAATGTACTGAAACAAGAAAATCCATAAATTTTTCAGTCAGAGCTGTTGCAGTGTTACAAGAAACACAGCTCATTGGACTTAGCTGCTGTTGGCTGTGAGTTAACTAGGAAGCGAAATAACCATCATTCCTGCCAGTTGGCTAAAGAATAGCCTGCTGCTAAAAGTGAGAGCATGGTAGGCAATTAATTAGCCTTCATTTTAATTTGCTGGCTCTACCCTGAAACAACTGGTGtgcacagattattattattattattattattattattattattattattattattattgttgttgttgttgttgttgttgttgttgataataataataacagttcgATCAAAAACTGCGGCTTCACCTCAGATAAATGAACAGTTTAAGGACAATTAGGATTTTGCTGGTTTTTGCTGGTTGTTGCTTTGGAGattgttcagttcagtgatgTGTGGTACTGTTGGGTAATTTATCATTTAGtgcaaaaatgttaattttgccACCCCAAAAAAATCCAAATGTCAAGCACAATGTTGTCTAAAAATAGAGTACAGCATTCGAGACATAGCTGATGCTGATTTTAATAAGACAGCAGCAGCATGTAAGATGGATACATTTCATTGGCTAACCTTATTAACCTATACTCAGATGCCTGTTCATTTAGTACACACCTAATAAACTGTCACATCAGTGTaaagaaattttatttattttttcatatatacataGGCATATATGAGTCCTAGTTTGTGATACTATGCAGCGGTACTTTACAACATATTGAACTGGCTAGTGCCTTGgatttttaatggaaatgttatTATGTTTGTGAGAAGGCACAGTGGCACAGTGTGTAGTGTGGCTGCATCACAGAAGCACCTCTCAAAGACATGCTAGCTGGATTGACAACcttaaattgctcctaggtctAAAAGAGTGTGAGAAGTATGTGAGCATGGTGCTcggtgatggattggcatcccatccagtgCATCAATTCTGAATTGCTTTACATATTGGAGCTGCTGCCACCTGTGAAAACCCAAGCCAATACTTATTGTCATTTTGGCCCTGTAATCTGCCAGGTTTAACATCCTTGTCTGAATCAACATTGGCTTCACAACACTGTCACTAATAATAGACCTTCTTTTGTGCCTTGCAGCAGTGCTACGTTAGAGTTGTTTTTACGAACTGAATAATAATGCTACCTGTTCAATCAAAAAAAGTTACATACAAGACATTGAAAAGTGGCCCACACAGTACCAGGTCTACATTAGACTCCTTATATGACTCAATAGACAAGAGTAGAAAAGCACTTTACCAATGCCATATTACACTTATATGTAAAAATTTTCATAGGGCAATACACCTTCACAGTAGTTCATTTTAGACGCACATTATTGTCAACAACAGAATGGGAAAATTCCAGCTGGGAAAGTGTAATTATAGTCCCACTTAAACAATTAAACAGAAAAAGTGGTCATGGCTCATAGAGTTATGTATACAATATTGAAATAACAAATGATAGTGTCACTTGCCAAAAAATGTCTACTTAACCAGCTGTGCCCAGCTATGCCTGTTTCACTATGATGAGATGAGTGACAATCATTGCTTTTGCACTTTATCTCCATCTGCTGGTGAAGCTCTATTGGAACTCTGCAGAAGTAAATGATATCCTGCGCCTCGGGGTGGATGATAATGATTATGTTAAAAACTAGGGTGGGATTCAGGATTTAGCAGCAATCAAGTCACTGCATGATTCATTCAGTGCTGACTTGAAAGGAAAAATGATAGCTCAGTTTGCTTTGATTCCATGCTATCAATTTTTGTATTTGCTGTATTAAAAAATAGTAATCATTCTCACTCATTTTcaataaatgctttatcctggtcagagtcatggAGGATCTGGAGTTTATCCCAGAAAGTGTGAGACTGGAATACACCccggatgggacaccagtccatcacaggctaccaaataattaataataataactacagtgggggaaatatgtattgaacgtgtcaacatttttttcaatgaggttattcacgagaaattttcaccagacatcagtattaactcaagatatttggaaatataaagaatttacaacattaaagtccataaataaagttatgtgtaataaagcagattgacacaggaaaaaagtattgaagacgctaagaaaaagcagttctccaaagcAAGGTAAgtcaaggaaccagctgaaatccgtaagtaattatacctcctatctgtgcaaattaatatcagctgggttagtaaactgttgatctataaaaaggctttttgttaccaactgtcacacaagaaacatctcatgatgggtaaaagcaaagagctctcccaagaccttcgcaatctcattgttgcaaaacatattgatggaatcagatacagacgtatttcaaaacttctgaatcttccagtaagcaccgttggggccattatctgctagtggaagcaacatcattccgtcatcaaccggccacagacaggagctccttgcaagatttctgaccaggtagtcagaagaatagacagaagagtagcccaagagccaaggaccactcggaaagagctccagaaacacttgcaggcagcaggtgccatcgccacagagaaaacaataggcaatgcactccactgctcacgctcaccccacaagactccattactaaaaaAAAGGGCAGcttgaagctcgtttaaagttttctacgactcatttggacaagcctatgaaatactgagaGAGTGTATTCTGGTCAGATGAgcgcaaaattgaacttttttgctgtcatactacacaccatgtttggagaataaatggcactgcacatcaccctaaaaacactataccaacagtaaAGTTTGGatgtggaagcatcatggtatGGGGCTGTTTtacatcgcatggtactggcagacttcatataattgaaggaacgatgaatggagccctttaccgggagattcttgagaagaatctccaccaggatgatgaagatgagacgtcgGTGGACTTTCcggcaggacaacgatccaaagcatacaacgaaggaaactctcagttggtttcagagaaaaaaatcaagatgtTAGAACGGCCCAGTCAATAACCTGACTTGAAttcaattgaacaagatttaaagacaatatgtttagaagaatggacaaaaatcacacctgaatactgcagcgcattaatttcttcatacaggaagtttCTTAaaactgtcattacaaacaaaggcttctccactaagtattaaatgaatttcagttaaagtgttcaatacttttttcctgtgtcattcctctttattacacagaacttcatttatggactttaatgtttggatttctttatatgtgtggatttcttgagttaataccaaagtctggtgaaaatttcatgtgattaGCCttaatggaaatatatttgctgaaaaaaatgttgacaagttcaatacttatttccaccactgtacaAGAGGCATGTTGTACAACAGGTAGTGTTAGTTGCTCACAGAATAAGGATTTGGGGTTAAATCTTGACCAATGTATACTGTCTGTGCTAAGATTTCTGGTTTCCCCTCACCTCACAAAAATATGCCAGTAGTTGGATTAGCCACTCTGATGATAGATTGGCtgcccatccagggtgtactcctgTATGTAccaagtgttcctgggatagactctgtTTAATAAGCTGTTAATCATGATGAATGCATCTTACATtgataaaaaaacaactgaacaatATCCCTGCTAAAACATATTAATGTATTGCAAATTTAAATTGAAATACAATATGCACAAATTCTTTGAATAGTcctatgtttgtttttatgtatttgtttatttattacttgtattttatgtatttgtttatttatgaagtCACTTGTCAGGGCTTGTGTTTCATCTCGCTCTGAGTCATTCACATGGTTCAAAGTCTACAAACCTTTTCATTTTTGTCTCTGTGAAATATCTTGTTCATTTTACAAATCCTCTTACAACCttaaaaaaacagctgaagacTCAGTTATTCTTGAATGTCAGTATAATAATACCTCCAGCCCTTTCACTGTCTGGGTGCCCTCCAGTTTTTGCTCACCTCCAAAAAACAAGTCAGAAGTTGAACTATTGACTCTAAAATTgttcctaggtgtgaatgagcgtCTGAACATATGTGTTCATGGTGCTCTCTGATAGACTGACATCCCAtcctgggtgtattcctgccttgcgcccaatgttcccaggataggctctggatccaccacatgaaaccattcatccattcaatTTACATACTGGTTATCTTACACGGGGTCATGtggagcctggatcctatccctgTCCTATCCTGTACCCTGTTATTGGTGGTTTCTGTTGTATGGGGAACTGATCTTTATTTCACGTTCTATACTTACATGCATTGCTTTATTGTATATTGGGTAAATGTATGAACTTGTATATGTCTTACTTTTCATTGTAGGGTCATTGTAATCATCCTAACTTGTTACATTTGTTATTTTGGGTGGGGGATGAAGAATCTGAGTGAGTTACTTGTATATTCgtatttgttttgtgttagttttgttttgtctatgtacttgtattttttgtatttgtgtctTTAGGTCCCCCGTGAAAACAAGATGCTGCATGTCAAGGGGCTATCCAACgataaattaaaatttaaattccAGGGAACTCAGCatacaaggtgggggacaccctggacggggtgctaacccatcgcagggcacaattgaaCATATACCCATTCACGCACCACGTACCAtatggaaatgctaatcagcctacagcacatgtctttagactgggggaggaaactggcgtacctgaaggaaacccccgaagcacagggggaacatgcaaactccatgcacacatggtggaggtgggattcgaacccccagccccAGGGGTGTGAGACAAACATGCTGACCTCTAAGCCACTGAATGAATTCATGATGACCTTGGAATGATGACTTATTTTTGGGGTGATCTGTCATTGTATCAAAATTGTGGCCATCACTCATTGAACATTCTATAAACTGTTTGCTGTGGCTCTGTCTGTTCTTGCTACAAATATCTTGCACTTCTCTATGATGTAACTGCATTCATGACTGCACAATTAATTTACAAGTTAATACATGCAAATAacgtctgtttgtttgtctttgtttactGACACTATGCAACCCCAAAATGCATCTGtcaacacacacttacattttTTCTAGGCCTATTTGGCTATATTTAAAGATGAAATGGACATACAAATATTCACAATACAGATGTTTTGAACATCTGCAGCTGTGATTTCTTTCTACAAGcaaaaaatgtgattcatttcagAAACCAATAAGATAACGCTGGCCAATCACACTGGCCGGGGGGCGTTTACTTGGGTTGGATTAGGCGTCACTAGATTAACCAATCAGATCTTGTGATAGCCCTTACCTTGGGGGGGGAACCACGCCCTCGAATCGTTCTgaggtttgttttcttttcatatttgtaACCAACAAGTCTTTCTGCGGTCGAGGTGAGTTTGCTGATTTATTTCTATGCAACTAGCTAAAACATGAGTAGCACATTAGCATCGTAGCTACATAAATCATGAACTGTTTTAACATCCGACATTCTGTCCATTTATGGATTAAAATGAGATTATGTATTCTTCtgtaagcaaaaaaacaaacaaacaaacaaaacaacaacaccaaaaaaaccctGTACTATCGATGAGTTCAGACAGTTTGCTAATCTAATCCATGATCAGCTAGTTAGCGAGCCTAGCATCCGAGTGAGCTAACATGTTTATAATCATTATGAGCTTCATCATCCCCCCCCAGTTTAACAACAGCAGTGCATTAGCTGATCGTTATTACgtgtttattaattatttccctTAAAACGCAGGAATCTGATCACCCAGTGGTCATGGGGAAACACACGGAAGTATCGCCTGGCTCATACCGAAACCTATTTAACATTTCCGGTGTTTATAGTCACATTAGCGCATGTTCCTAGCTGATAATGTGACGTTAAACTTGTGAAAATGGCTGAAAAAGCACATGGCTCTACAGTGCCGAGACTTTAGTGTCGCAATGACCGTCTTTTGAAACTGCCTCACCCGTCAAAGTTTAATGACATGAAGCCATGGCCCAAGGTTAGCTCTGCTGATATAGATTACTACTTCTCTGAACGCTTTAATGGCGAAGAACTCCGAAATGACAAAAACACAGaagtatatataataataataatcataataattaccTGCACAGCAATCAAATATGCCAGGTTTTGTACATGACACATGCGACTTGAAAGCAGAGGGAGGACTGTGGACTGAACACGCAGTTCGGGAACTAGTTTTCTCAGCTTGGTAACAGGTGGGTGTTCATgtcagatacagatacagatacagttcATGTcctacagtaacagctcatgTCCTACAGATACAGTTCATGTCCTACAGATACAGCCCCGTTAAGTTCACAGGGCTTTTTGTCCAcataaaaatctttttgttattttgagattacaagaaaacaactttttgttatgTGGAGATTTCAAttaaacaactttttgttatgTGGAGATTACAAGTaaacaactttttgttatgTGGAGATTACAAGTaaacaactttttgttatgTGGAGATTATAAGTaaacaactttttgttatgTGGAGATCACGAGGCAACACAATGGTGACACAATGGTTCAAGAATGAGGAAGTGGGAGTGAGGCTTGGGATGACACAACTTTACTCGAAACTTTACTTTCGCTTTCCTGcgttttaaattataaatacgCTCTGTGCCGATtggctctctctcactctgggTTTTCCCGGGGGACAACCGAAAGTGCAAAGAAACACAGACTGCGTCTGAATATCCCTACTTCCCTACTTCACATGGGCGAAAAGGAGTACGCCAAAGGAGtggtatgtccgaattctcagtattcataaaacagtaggtgagaaatctccggatgacctactgcttcctcCTCGATTCTACAGTATGGAATGGCTGGACACTGTGGATATTtactatcccataatgcaatgggacTGGCACGGAAGACCTGTCTGAATCCGTGCCGCATAGTACGCCccgattgtattcatgcttgcCACTTATATtgatcagtatgtactgtatcaacAGCCAAGCAGTAGGTACTTTCACAGTATgcgatttcggatgcagccacaaaaaaattcagcttCCACTAATTACACGCAGGTGAGAATCATCGTGCATTACCTGCCAGTTCAACCTGCCTCCTTTCTGCCCACAGCCGATGCTCGACCATGCCCCCAGTGCCACAAACAACGTTTATGCCCATATAATGAGAAAACAATGTCGAGGTCATGAGTAAATTAAGTCAAAATTACAAGAAAaccgaaagaaaaaaaaatgcatcgcCGCTTAAGGTTTACGAACTTTTGCCGGTTTCAATAAGGGTTCGTTTAGAGACCGGTACAGGATAACAGTACAACACGAGTTAGAATCCATCATGGCGGTGCTCATTGGTTTCTTGGGGGAAAAGGTGGCTAGAAATTGTCTTGGGAAATGGTTGCATGTTTGGATCATGTGACCAGTCTGGAGAACCAATCATGCAGAGAACCGGTACAGAGCTTGTGTCTTACATTGATGTACACAATCTATACCATGTCAGTCAACGTTACACACGCTCACGGCATAAAGTGCGTCGGCTGACTGGATCCTAAAATGTCATCTGATCCAGCGTTTGGGGCCAGTGCTCTGTATCATAGCCTCGTGCATCTTCAGCCATTCAATATTCTTTTATAGATGTCTCTATTAGGGATGAGCAATATGTTAGGATGctattgtttttgtaataaacttttaaatgtgtttttaaaggaCGTTATATGTATAACCAGTATCTACTTGCATACTTGGTTAAAACCATCTATATAGTAAATAAAGAGTTACAATCAGTTATCTTTTAACTTCATAAGTAACAAGCTGATTGATATGTGTACATTATGCCACTATCGTTCCAcactatcattatattatcAGGTATTCTTCAGGTATCATGATATTATGTTTTTGCCATATCATCAGTCTCTAGTCTCATTTTCGACTCTTTGTTCTGCTCCTCATAAATCCACACTGATCCACTCTTTAGTATTTTAGATTCCACTGAGCTGTGGAGTATGAGGACACAATGAAGCGGCGCTCGGACGATCAGGAAACAGCGTTTGGGTCTCTTCGGCGGCCCAGAGGTGCGGAAAGCTTTCATCACCGTGTTGTTGCCGCTGCATCTTCCATCTACTCTCAGGTCCCTCAGAATTTTCAGGTATGTGATGGATTCTGTCTGCATGTCAGATAACGCTCAGAGTAAATACAGGTTGCACATGTTAAttagcttatttaaaaaattttactgTAATGTTTAGTCATCTCCATAATCTGCAACAAATGATTGCAGTATTGGTTCAGTTAAGCAAAACATAGACTATTAGTGCTCAGGCtgagttacatttaaaaatatatatattttccccttTCAGGTGCCCTTGGCTCAGAGCTCTGGAGGACATGGACACAGCGACAGTCCTGCAGTGCACACTGGCGCACATCATCACGGCCCCGTGGTCCAGCCTACAGGAGCCGCCGTGGGTCAGGGTCACTCTCATGCCCCGCCTGCTTCTGCTCCAACACCAGGCCAGCAGCAGTTCCAGAGGCTTAAGGTACAACTTCAATCTATATGTAGACTTTACCTAGTTGTTTCCGCCAATATGAGTCTACGTTAACTGCTGACTGAGTGTTGATTGTGATTTCTCTGTTGTGTTTGGATGCCTGCAGGTGGAAGACGCTCTTTCCTACCTTGATCAAGTGAAGCTCCAATTCAGAAATCAGCCGCAAGTTTATAACGACTTCCTGGATATAATGAAAGAGTTCAAATCTCAAAGGTCAGATTAAATGGACTGTGCTGTTTGTAAATATCTCGTTTATTTTCTGTAAAGTCACCCTAAATTCACGTGGATCATGTTTTTAACGATTTAGTGACATTATTGAagattattgtgtgcagactggcCGGAGTGTAGCATCTTGTACCACGGCACTATTGAATTCTCAagtctgattggttggaagttgttgatgaattttctataacagcacaagtATGAGAATAGTTAATATTGCActttaatgcactcgttctgtTGCATTACTGTTTCTGTAttaacagcttacacagggaaTTGTAGGGTAGACCCTCCACAGACTAAAAAACGTGTGTAAACATTGATATGGTttcaattaattatttaagtTTTTAGCGAGGTGATGTTTATGTAGCATTTCCAGTAATTTCCAGGGTCAGCACTTCTGTAGCAGGCGGAGGTAAAGCTGAAACTTTTCCAACACTGGGAAAGTTTGTCTTCTTAAGctcaaaaaagagaaaataagagaagctggtgagggaatgactgtttatagctgctatcatTTAAATGATAACAAGGACTAACTTTTTTCTGAGGTTTCCCAACATGAAACATATCTGTAAAAGGATCAAATGTATGAAGTTTCGTTCTTTAATGAACAAGTAATTGTTAGCATTGGcaacttgctgtggtataagaggaataaaacacttcagccCATGCTTTTGTtggaaaaaaaccaacacagtgacagtcagtacgtttacatggacaacaataatccgatattaacccgattaagacagtACTCTGATTAAGGAGCTACCAtataaacagcgattattgattaccttaatctgactaaagtcatacacaaattgaattaaagtaaacataaatcgaattaagacatgtggagtattcc
It encodes:
- the LOC128602843 gene encoding paired amphipathic helix protein Sin3a, which produces MKRRSDDQETAFGSLRRPRGAESFHHRVVAAASSIYSQVPQNFQVPLAQSSGGHGHSDSPAVHTGAHHHGPVVQPTGAAVGQGHSHAPPASAPTPGQQQFQRLKVEDALSYLDQVKLQFRNQPQVYNDFLDIMKEFKSQSIDTRGVINRVSQLFKAHPDLIMGFNKFLPPGYKIEHPYTRRG